From the Pleurodeles waltl isolate 20211129_DDA chromosome 6, aPleWal1.hap1.20221129, whole genome shotgun sequence genome, the window AATCTGATTTTGTTAATTCCCTGTGTCCTTCAATAAATTAAGAGGGAGAAGGTTTTTTGGTGGTTCTACTTTGGGCTCAGATGTCATACTTCCTATTCCTCCACTGCTTGGCAAAAACGTCTCCATGGAttctgtgacttaccctgcctgCTCTCAGGTTCCCAGTATGTTCAAAATGTACCTGCCCTAGAAGCACCGAACAGCTTGATTgctgagagaacagggctgactaATCGGGGATGTCAGCAGGGGCAGTCCTTCACAATgacgaaggagcgttgccccactggctaagagccagaagctgaaaaataaaacaatattttgttttatatttcagctgctggctcagctgagggcggggctggtccatgggaggggttggagtggagtcagtgcactaaggggcacatttatactctgtttgcgccggatttgcatcatattttttacgcaaatccggcgcaaacttaactccatatttatactttggcgctaaacccgtctagcaccaaatttatggagtttgaggatttttttttactgtggaaacctaccttgtgttaatgagatgcaagataggcgttccagggcaaaaactGACTCAAAGGCCTATGCGTCttgtttatactcccatgcaaaaatgacgcacaggtgggggagggccttaaaaaatgactctaaaccagtttaaaGTCATTTTGtaacacctgagtcagggcaggcgttaagggacctgtgggctcatttccatggtctctgaccatggaagcagtccacagatgcccttccctgcccccagggacaccccctgcccccgtcccccatccctggaggacacccatggatggggggacccatctacagtaagcagaggtaagtatttttattttaagtggcataggggggcctaacttgggcccccctacatgccattgtgcccaaaggccaagcccaggggacataagtcccctgggcatggccattgggcaggggggcatgactcctgtctttgctaagatgggagtcatttccatgggggttgtgcatcaaaaaatgacgctagtcaggtttgagtctatattttttactctaacctgacttgcaccattctttaacgcaaaacccccattcttccctacacctctgctgcccggttagagtaatttatttttatgctaaccaggccgcagcgccggctaacgtcattccataaataaggtgcccagctggtgcgttggaatggcgttagccggcggtaaactttttgacgcaaatccgtgCTAGCgcggatttgtgtcaaaaagtataaatatgggtctgagtgCCCATGttagtttggccagctgtcttaggctggccaaactgacatgcacacttaggtttctccaatccagctgtgttacacagccgggctggagaaactgcacagactccaacgcAGTGTCAGAGCAGAAGCCCAAGccatgaggagcctgtgctggtgtcccagggagtgctgggacaccatcagaggaggagacgcCAGGAAAGGtaagtttaattattttttataattattattgattttttaattatttatgcatccaccccacccccagctgGTCCACCCCTCCCCTTCAAATTTGGGGTGGCCGTCACTGGATGTCAGTGGTGTCCGCAGAGACTGGTCAGTGCTCCAAGTTATTCTCCACCAGGAAGGCAGAATTGCCCTTTTGGGACTCTTATCAATGTTTAAGTTCGAATAAGTGGCTGCAACTATTGTTTTGTTATCTGTCACAGAATTTGAATGATTTTCGGTGGTTTCCACGTGGTTCTGTAGGTTGAACTTCTAAGATTTTATGGGCTGCGTGGGGAGCTACTAGGCTTGAATGCAATGCTTACTGCCTCTTGAAGGGATTCATTTTGCTAAATCTGCAACCGTAGGTGATCCTGCCACTATAGGGTTTATTATTAGTTCTGAGAACATTGAAGTTAGGATGCTTTTAGCCCTTGGAAGTGGTGCCTTTGAATTGTTTTAGTAGTAGGGTTTTTGAAGAATGTTAGGCACAAGTATGTGCTTCACCATACCTTAAGGTGCTTGCAAAGGCATTTATACTAAAACTTTGTCAGGCGCTTTTCCCAAGGTGTAGTTTTAATTTTGATTGAGCACTATAGTAGGCCTTCTTTCACAGCAGTGTAATCTAGAGAATGGGTCACACTTGATAGGTGTTATGAGGATTGTGCTTATTATTTCTCCAGGgcaaaggccttccaaaaatataCTAATCTTTTTACATCATTAGGTTCAGCTACAAGTTATGGAAATAAGTGCAAAGAAGTTACCACAACTCATCTCCCCCTCATTACGGTACTTAATAGCGCCTCCTTCTTCTAGGATACAGAGCATGATGGGTGTACAGGGTAGAAAAATATCAAAGGAAAAAAGGTCTGTCAGTGTGGGGCAAGCCGAACTTAATTAAAGAGCGTAAGGAGGCTGAGATGATGAGCTGGAAATGGAAAAAATGGTACCTGAGAAACTAAAAAATGGGTGGCAAGATGAGGGCGGCAGTAAAGGAATGGAATCATGAGGGACAACGTCATGAAGAGCAGAGTCATTGATTGTAAGTAAGTGTGCGTTTTTCTCAAGTAAATGGCAACATGGAAAAGCTTTTCCGACTTACTTAATTGTTCACAAAGATAATGCATTTTCAATATATCTTAGGGAGTTATGCACTTGATGCATGGATCTACGTGTCACCAAGTTCCAGGGTTAGATAAATCAGGCGGTTAAAATCTCAAACGAGTAATGTTCCTGCTGCAGAGCACTGAGTTTAAGGAGTAGTTCATAAAGTTCTATTTTAGGTATAATAGTTCAGTGGGGTAATATTTGTATTGCAGACATCCTTTTGTAACCCCTAGGTAACCTCTAGGTTAAAGTTACAGTACCGGTAAAATAGCTCAGTGTGTCAGGCACCCACTGCAATCAGCTGCATGCAATCGTCAACGTATAAGTTCGAGACTTTGCAGGCTTCATCTCAGCCTTTTGTTAAAACTGAAAAGGGGTCTGGTGAATGCTAATAAATACGTATTTCCCCTGAGTGGCTgttgtaactataagcatggagtGGGATCTCACAGAAACCTTTGCAGGGCGCTGGTCCACACTTCATGCAGGCTCCCTTGTGGTTTTCTGTTTTCTGGCAGACTGAGCATCTTGTTCAAAATTGAAACAATGTCTAGTGACATATTTCAGGGCAGCTCGGCATTTGGCACCATAGTGTTGGTAGCCAatacctacatcatcatgattatATCACAAAAGTAAGGCTTGTTTTATGATATAAATATTTTTGCACGAGGCCCTGAAAAGTGTGAGGTCCGAGGTAATCATCCCCGAAACCACTCCTCTTTGTTTTGGTTCTGGTTCTAGCCATTCGCCTAGCCAGGACACCACTCTGACAAAAATAAATTACTCAAGTGAGAGATGTGTTGTTAAGGAGCGCGGTAAGGGAAAATAAGACCATCTATTCGCATAGACTCTGCTGCTCTGATGGTGAAGCACACTCTAAATGTACCCGGCACTGTTACCTTTGTTGCAGTGTCGGCACACTTCACGAGGACATAGTAGCGATAACTGTGTGACTGACCTGGAATCCAGTTTTGGCTGTGAAATTGCTGCTGTACTCGGGCCGTACCACTTATCAGCACTTATGAGGTTACTTAGTGTAATGAAGGCTACTagtaaataatgtggacattaaCCAGCATCTGACCTATGTTTGAGAGACCTCATCTTGATACAAATGAAAGGGTTCGGTTGACAGCAAAGTTCATCATTAGATATGTGCTCCTGCAAACGTTCATACCGCAGCTCGCCAAGTTTCCATAGCATGCAGGTCAAATACGTTCAGCTAGTTCTTCATTAGTGAGTTATCAAAGGCAAATTGGTGTATTTTTATTATCCTAAAAACCGAACACAGTTAAGATAATGACTGAATATCTTGAAATAAAGGTACCCATATTTCACATTCTTAACGCATTTACGTAAGCATACCTGAAATGTTTGAGTATGAATTAGACCTCTATGTAATGTGACAGGAGGGTTGTTGCAAGGTGCCTAATATGCTACGCTGTAACCTGGACATTACTCCACTTACATCATTGGGTCGATCTTATGAGGGAGGATTCTACTTGCTTCTTGGGGGATTTCAATCTCCGGTCCCTGTTCTTCAATGCAGTTCGCAGAAGCGCTGTCTGGCTTGCATCGCACCCACTTGTGTCTCGCCTTCTCCACTGGAGCACCTGGCCAATTATACGTACATGTTAATCTGCAGCAAATTTATACACTTGGTGGTTAGAACAATTAATAAAACTTCTCCATAGTCACAAAATGCGGCTTTTATCAGGGGTAAGTAAAAGGACCATGAAGGCAGGCATTTCGTCCACACAATCTCGCACCCGCTTCTCAGAAGTACCTACTCCGGAAACAGATGTGTCATCATGATTCTACACTTCCTGTCCAACTGCCTCAAACTGCTGTTTTGCAACTACTCGGGAAGCATGAAAGTTAAATCTGAAAATTCATTGTATGGAATGTATGCACATATACTTATAAAGAAAATATAGAGGTGTGGCATGATTATAAAACATTTAGCAGTTGGCAGTGCTTGAGTTTATATTACAATGTATTTGAGATTGCTGCAAGTATTTTTAGTAGAGTCGACTGCTGACGAAGCTCAACGAGAGTGCATATGCTGCACAGTTATAtcaagcatatttaatttactttccaAAATCTTTAGTCAGATTAAACGAAAGTGTCTGAAACTGCTGGCGACACTTCCAGTTTCAGGTGCAAGCCTCCCCATGACTACGCAGTCAGTCAAACTCGCCCTCGCAGCATTATTTATCTGAAGAAGTGGCGCATTCTACAGAACAACATACCAACCGTTATAAAAAGGTAACTCGTATAACGGAGCTACGTGATATCAACGAAAACTACAGGTCAAATATTAATTAagatttttgtaaaacaaaaaccgTCCAGTTGGCATTAACGTACCTttacaagaacagaagtcctgaaAAATTCCAATGTTACAAAtctccgaaaaaaaaaaaaaatacgatatAAAGTATGTTACCTTGCGCCAAGTTTCCAATCAGGAGGCTCGCAGACAGTATAAACATTCTTATGTTCACTTTGGAGAGTGTTGCTGTTTTGCGCTGCATTTTCCTCACAATATGAGCACTCTGTACGCTACATCCAGTTAGTAAAAACTAACGTGAACCGAGGGCGTCTTTATTAATGTTTCCACATTGCCCGACCCAACCCACAGACTGCGTCACTGTTTCCTGAAGAAACGAGTACTGCATGCCCAGCGAAACACAAGTTAACATGATAATGGATGGTAATAACTAGCTTGTCAAAATTAGCATCTTCgagtacgagtgtctgagtgcatactGCTTAATAAGCACTATTATCTCGGACTTGGCACCATGCATGAAAACTAACCTGCGAGAGCAATTTATATGAGTGTCCGTAAAAACTGCAATAGTGACCTTGGGATAGGCCCAGTGAAAGAACGAGAATTGAATGATAAGCACGGACAGACTTAATTGTGCATGTTTAAAACATGGACTTGGGGGGTGAGGGgtgccaatgtgttttttttatgtgataagatttttttgccaaatgtcatattttatttttttcagacacAAGGAGATTAACTGATGTGCTCAGAATcacagctgtgttgtgccaagacctaacaagcattagtaaagccaATCGGTCTCGCCTCTGTGACTATTGGCTCTTCGATTGCCttttttgttcatgctgtacagcgTGAGAATGGCAGACTGTGTCAATGATTTGTGCCATGCTGCATAGAAACAtggctaaaaatatttttaaaaaggagtATGATGCCTCCAGCGCTAATGCACTTGAAAAAATTGGCTCTGGTTGCGTCATAGTGCCTTTTTAAAATTCGTTTTAGCCAGACTGTATAACATCCATGCTGCTGTATAGAATGGCTACAAAACCTTGCCAAAGCAAATAGCTGTCACAAGCGATacttatttgctttgccaatacttgttgtaaTGGGAGCTAAGTTCCAGACGGCTGAGCAGTGGGTTCATGTACAGTGAGTATTAGAGGAAAAGTCACTGAGCCGGAGTCACTCAAGCACCCTGTGTAGGCTTCTTCTATCTGTTCCAAGTGCTTTTCTTCTCCTATAGGTGCATACGttccaaaaaagcaggagtaaaggtgTTAGTGTGTGCGTGTGGAGGGGTGGAGTTGGGTGACAGAGACCCACATTTCAAGGAGTACCAACTCTAAACATTCTGGAATGCTGAAAACAAATTCACAGAGTTAACATAGTTTATTTTTGGCGTCAAATTGATACAACAATTTCTGCAGATGTCTTAGCTTTTCCCTTAAGATATTATTTTTCAGACACAAATGAAAAAATTTTCTACAGGGTTTCAGGTATTTTCATGTCTAAGTGCTGCATTGTTTCCTGCATTTCCTGGTCCTTGCTCCACCCCGTTTGAGCCTTTTCTATGCTGCTGAATTGGTCCCAGTCCTGTGAAGCAGGCACTAAAGCAGAAGATCCGGtgtatttttgtattgtattttatttatcacaTGTTTGGTCAATAAAAACCATTGCATGAAGAGAAGAGAAcataaggaaaaaacaaaaacaaaaaaggaaccaAGGAATcttaaaatacagtaataaaatcgGTTTTAGTTAAAATGTTCAGCTGAATTACGGAATACTACAAAATTGCTTGCAGGCTGGCTGTGAGCACTTGTCTTGCTTGTCCGGTCTCTTGAAGAAGGCGCCCTAATTTGCCCAAGAATTTAGCCTGTCTGCAGCTGAGCTGCACGTCGTCCCCTTTAAAGCCTGACACTATTGCCGGTCTGCACCTTCGCAGCCCCCTTTGAAGCCAAACTGGTTCTAGGAGCCTATTACGATCTGCTGTAGTGCTTTTGCAtaggcatatctgatggatcagcGTTTCCGGAGCCAGCCCACATAGTCAACAGGTGTCCGTCGTATTGACTCTCGTCCACCTAGGGAGGTGGGCATATGTTGGAAGGCAGCCCATTCGGTATTTCATAAAGGCTGCTTTAATCCATGGATGAACTGCTGCTCCCAGATAGAGTTGTGGGGTTAGAGAGCCGTAGGATGACAGAACCAGCCAGGCATGGCTTTGTTTCGATAAAGCCTCTTTATCCTGACGATGTGAGAGAGACTTTATGCTTACTTTTGTTGCACGTTTGACAAGCTGGTGTGAGCTGAGTTGGGGTTGTTGATCTACCAGGCCTAATGTTGTCAAGGAGGACTCGAGGTAGAGACGGAGGGCGGAGGTTGGGTCCGAAGTCATTTCCGCCCAAATAAGAGAACTTAGGGAGCCTAGGGAGATAGGTTGAAGAACCAGTTGCTTTTTTAACACTATTGAATGCGAATGCAAGTAAGATGGATTTCCGACTAAGGGTCTCCAGATGGGGTTTGAAGGAGCCATTACAGTCATGAAGAACCCCTAGGTATTTATATTCGCACACTGTTTCAACCTTGTTTTCACCCAAGTACCATGGGAATCGCAGCCGCCCAGTCGCCTTACAGggcatgattttttatttattcaaattaatgAGGAGAGTATTTTTTCAGAGAGTTCAGCTGTTGTGTTACGTAGCCTCTGCGGGCCTATTCTAGTGTGACTGAAAAGGATGAGATTATCAGCGTACATCAAGCTTGTCATGGTAGTTTGCCCCAACCTTGGTGGATACAAGGTCACCTTGTCCAGTTCCGCCGGTAAGTCAGccaaaaatagattaaaaagaagGGGTGCAAGTACAGATCCGTGGCGCAGACCCTGAAGAGTGGGAACTTTCCTGGAGAGGTGCGTCCCGCCACCCAATTTGACCCTCACCCAGGTATCTGTGTGGAGAAGGACTATTGCTTTCAGCAACTGGGAGGGGATACCCCAACGTGCAAGTTTAATCCAGAGTTTCCCTCTTTCTACATGATCAAATGCAGCTTTGTAGTCTCTAAATGAAAGAAAGAGGGACTTCTTGGCACGTTGGCATTGGACAAATAATAGTAGGACAACCATAAGATTGGCAGTCATGCCCACCCCTTTTGAGAATCCAGTTTGATTAAACAGGATCAGGTTATTGACATTATCCCAGGGTTCAAGCTCCTCCAAGAGAATCCCTGCAAAGATTTTTGATTCAACATCTAAAAGTGCAATTAATCAGTAATTTGCTGGGTCGTTAGTCGCACCGCCTTTAAATATGGGGTGATGGCTGAGCCTCTCCATGCTTGCGGGATGATGTTGGTAGCAAGAAAGCAATTGTAGGGTGTCGAGATACGTTTTGCCCAAAAATCTGGGTCCTCTTTGTGCAGGGCGGCAGGGATACCGTTGGGTCCCGGTGCTCCCTGATTTCAGCACTTAATAATTCTCATTCTTGCTGTTTCTGAGTGAACCAAAAAGCAGCTACATTGTTGTtttggagagccagtggaggtacAGGCTGATGCTTTTGCCTGGGGGCGGGCTCCCTCACCTACAGAGCTCTTAGTTGAAAGGCCAAAATGGCATGAGAGATACTGATACAAGATGGACTCAGAGATATTAATCATGGGGGGGTGGTTGGTTGCAGAGCTTAGGCTGTTTATAAGCCTCCAAAACTATGCATGCTGATTTGTCTTTGATGCTTGCAGGAGTTTTGCTGCTAGCTCGGCTGCCTTGCCTCTTTGATGTGTCCATAGGTGGCCTCTAAAGGCCAGTATGGAGGTAGATACCAGCGCTCTCAGAGCCTCATTTCTATGTTCTTTCTGAAGACGGCGAAGGGCAGAATTTAAGTTCCGTTTAAGTGTCTTCGCATACCTTCTGGATAAAGGGCTTTGTAAGCAGTGGGGTCTTTTTCCTTGAAACTGCTGTTGGTAGGATGCCACAAGCACTACTACAAACTTGCCCCAGGCTGTCTGTGGCATTTGCTCAGGGTCTGCGAGGTTCAATTTAAGGGACCATGTTTGCTTTGCTGTCTTTGCCAGCgtaggagtggtcttggaggaccACTTAATTTGCCTTCCGTTAGTTTTATATGTGGCTCGCTGCAATGCGCCCGAAGGTTCATAATGTTCAATTGGGTGAGTAAAATGCAGCTCTTGCGGTAAGTGGTCGCTCTCCCCTCTGCTTGTTACCTGAACTTGCAGAATTCGGCAGAACAGGGGTAGGGATAAGATTGTGTAGTCTATTATCGATCGTGCCTTTTGATTAAAAAACATTAATGAGGGGGGTTGATCCATACTGTAGCGGTCGTTGGCAGATCAGAGTCCCATTGCTTCAAGATCTTTTATGAGTTGTTTCCCTGGTTTGTACCCCTTGCAAGTTCCGGGTAGAACTTGGGCCAGTATCTGCCAGAGAAAGTTCTGGGCCGAAGTGGCTTCCTCAGAAGGCTCAGATCCCAGTAGGTTCATGTTAAAATCACCGCTTAGGATCAGTTGGGGGCATGGAACATTGTTGACTAGTTCTTCAATATTTTCTTTCAGCAGACGTGCAGCTTCTAGTTTGCAAGTTTTTCCTGGTGTTCATTAATGTTCATTAGGGCTAGATGGAGGGTGGAGGGGCCTTGTGTCACAGTAAGAACTGTCAACAGATTTCTGCACGTAACTGGGGACGTGTGGTGGTGCCCCTTCATTGTTGCATTGAGATATGTGATGAGTCCACCACTCAAGTGCCCAAAACGAGCCCTCCTTGTTGCCAGGACATTATTGCTCACAAATCCTGCGATTGTAGGTGGGGATTCTGCCCAAGTCTCTTGCAACATTATTATCTGGAGTGAATTTAGATAGATGAGTAGGCACTTATCCTCCAATTTTTCCAGTAGCCTGTTAATATTCCAGGAACATAAGGCAAAATTAGACTCGTCCTCTTCGTTGCTGGTATTTGACCTGTCCCATCATGATTGCCTTAATCCTGTGCTCAGTATGTTGGGTAACCAACTCCAGTTGTTAGAGAAGGATAATGACACAGAGCGGGGCAGAGGTGCTGTACTAGGGTGTGCCATGCCGTGAGAGTTCCTTGAATTCCTTGAGGTCTTGTTGGAAGCACTGGGTGATGATTGAGACCCTCTACCGCCCTGTCAATTTAATAGAGGATGTGGATAAGCAGGGTGTATTGTGGGGGTTATATGTATACCCCAGCTCCTGAGCATAGTACCTACTCCAAGCACTTGCTCTGCTACCTCTGCCGAGATCCAGGTCACTTTGGTTACTTCATTCATCTGGGGTGCCAAGGGTGGGATTAATGCCACTGAGACCATATCCTCTGAGGTAAAATTTGCGGTTTCTGGAAGCCGTCCTAAGAACCATAGAATGTTCCTGCGGTTCAGCAGGTCAAATGTGCCTCTTGATCTGTATTCCGGGTGCAGCAAAGTTACTGTAAAGCTTGGATCACTGTTGCGCAGGATCAACGGAGGGTTCGTCGGGGCTACTTGCGGCTGGAGCGTCATGACGTCTGGTAGCCTCGAAAGTTGTTGGCACTGTTGATGTGAACTCGCTCTCCTGCACCCTCTCCCTGAGCGTTTCTTGACTTTCTAAGTTCTGACACAGTTGGACCTGGTGAGATATTTTGTCAAAGTTTTCTGTAACAATAATGGGTGTAATTGATGAAGTGCATTTGTCGGCACATTTGACGGTTCCCAGAGAGATAGTGCGGGACAATCCTCCTTTGGCAATGGTGTTACTACTAGAATCACCAACGGAGGTGCCTTCTTGAGATTGGCTTGGTGGGGAGGCGGGGCTGGGGCCGGTCACCGGTTTGAGAACGCTAGATAACCCACCCTTAGTTTACAATGAAGATGTATGTACTTGAATCTGGAGCCCTAAAGGAGAGCAGGATgatattttgggacccccctgcCTGGCTACTGAATAAGAAAGTAAAATTCTTCTTATAGGGTGCTCTTGGCCTGTGCTTCCTCCCTTTCCGTTGGCATTTCTTCCAAAGGGGGGGCTAGCAAATTATTTTTAGCCGGGGTGCCAATTGTGACAGGAGGAAGTGGGGCCCCAAGGCTTGGAGGAGGCCCCAAGTTCTGACTCCCAGGGAGGCAGCTTGGTGAGTCTGGGTTTTGCAAGGAAGTTCCGGGGAGCTGTGCTGCTTTATTGTTCACTGGCATTCGATGTCCATGAGTGGGTTCCTGTAAATGGGACTTGGAAGGTTCCAAGGATGTATCCTGCAGATGtgttattgaaggctgcaggggctGTCGCTCATGGGGTTAGAGGCGAGTCTGAGAGCGACCGCCTAATTTTGAGCCAGTGCTCTTTTCAAGGATGTGCTTAAAGCTCCTGGTAAAGAACTAAGTTTATCCAAGACTGAAGAGCACGTACAAGGACAGGCGGGTAACCAGGAATCTGCAGAGTACTGGGCTCTGACTATCAAATTATTGAGATCTGCAATTTTTGAGTCAATTCCTGAAGTGAAGACTGCTAATATATTTAGCAATTTAATTTGGGTGTCCAATTTGGTGGACTTAAGATTTAAGGCTTCAGCAGTGAGCTGAAGGGTGCTCTGTACGGTGTTCAAGACTGTTGTTATGTCTGGGGTTGTGACAATCTCAAAAGGCACATTGGCCTCTAATTGGGGCCTAGTGTTAAGGCAAATCCCTGCAGATGAATGCAGGGTGGAGCAAGATTGATTCTGCCCTAAGGCACCACCTCCATCtccgtatgctgccaccattgcctcCCATTCCAGAGAGGTAAGTGATGACGGATTCTGCTGTAAGCAGCTTGCTGGTTTATCCAGGGGAACAGAGTTGCTGAGGGGTAGGTTGAGGCAGGGTCCGTCCATCGGGTGCTTTGGGTGCTTTATTGAGCCCTGGCACAATTTAGGGTCTGCTTGCGCTGCGCTGGAGAGACTGTCAAAGGAACAGGCTTTTGGTAGATAGTTTGGGCTTAACCCTGGTGAGTCAAAAGGGCATGACTGAACTAAGCGGGCGTGCTGGAATGGCTGCCTTAGTGGGAGTGCCAGCAGAGAGGGGGGCGGAATGGTTGGAGTCCTCTAAGTTAAGTTTATCTGTGCAGCCGTTGCAGCTGGCAATTTCCTCTGCGGATGGAGCCTCCATCCCAGTGCCATGACAGTTGACCTGAGCCACTGTAAAGGGGTTAGCCTTCATTTGTAAGGAGGATGACCCCGGAGGCAGGGAGACAGGTGGAGTAGATGGATGCTCAACAGTTTTATGAACTTTGGGGGGGGCACACTGAGTTTGGAGCTAAACCAAGAGCTGCTATTTGGCTGATAATAATTGGTTCCAAGTGGGATGGTAAACCTGGAATACTTGGATTTGCCACATAGATAGCTGAAGCCGGGTCCTTAAGAAGAAGACATTTTTTCAGTCAATTTTGGGCTGGCACTTTGAAGCTGTAAGTATGTCTTGCACAGCCCTTTGCCATGGGACTCAGTCTGGTCAACTGAGTTGATCTAGTTAGAGCTGCTGTTCTGTAGAGCCAGTGACTGATCAATTGTACCAGTAGTGTCTGTGACACTGACCAGAGTCTCAGATGTGTCAGTCCTCCCTCTCCGGCTTGGCTTCTTTCTTCGGCTAGAGGTAGGGGAGGCCTAGTTCTCCCAAAGCACATTTTGGCACTGCAGCTCTCTCGCTCTCTTGTTCTTtatcgagacgggccactcacctgaaaagtagggtgtctgcaggggcgatggtatgccccccatccccctggaacaactctcggcacttcctgatggacacagaaaccccggcaggtgtcccaaatggaaagggggagtggaagagaaagagacaaaacactgataAGTCTTGcctgtccagccaggcaccctgtatcttcggggggcaggtcgttgttgacagagtgatagtagagttagtgcactcaatttccttgaaactgaatctctctttctgaaatgggcacgggagcggtagaagaacaccgggatgctccagaacttttcttggataaaaataactgttggcacaattactaacattgcattaccaaaaccccaaactgagtaccataacaataagtactgcaacactagggctggcttcacagagattcactgttgcacactacaaatagaactgtggttgcacttatcatgcacaagaaagacaaacaagggcattaattatatcacgtataacgtTCCTgtgtgcatagggttaaactaaaaggaacaaaaacaatccaagaaatacaaatgtccactctgggtttaaacagttagggtagcacagtttggtttggtttcaaagtgtgtgtgaaaaacccttcaaaagcaaattcctcaaacctgaaacacaggcatgaatgacacaatttaaatccaagagttatgttattagagaaagaaaagtcacgtaaatgctcttttaaaattgcactgtcactttttgtagtacttgagctcaagcaggtttcctgaagcacagttaggca encodes:
- the SRGN gene encoding serglycin → MQRKTATLSKVNIRMFILSASLLIGNLAQGAPVEKARHKWVRCKPDSASANCIEEQGPEIEIPQEASRILPHKIDPMIRKTFVGRHNIFFSSGEESGSGVEVASGTELDHASGMDTNFEHPDILPEPLQSHQNNNFVLELRDEDFFL